From the genome of Colletotrichum destructivum chromosome 10, complete sequence, one region includes:
- a CDS encoding Putative cytochrome P450, whose protein sequence is MHEITRLLLAPATIAVLYIFARATYLAFFHPYAKYPGPFLAKFTNAYAAYHGWKGDIHLDFWRCHEKYGDYVRYGPNQLTFNTAGGLRDIYGTGAATKFIKADAYTPLIHRAPNTLTIRGGKDHARRRRIMAQGVSEKAQRGYEHRIAGHIDKLCAAAFSGGGEDDSRRTKTLDMAKWCYYLSFDIMSDVVFGARYNLLEEERFRYVTESIDKSNTRMSALIQWPRLAALRIDKRFFREAIAARNRFIKFVSRVVRDRALKGKTVSIDIGAQGSRDADVFANLASAKDPETGRGFDDAEIAAESTTLIVAGSDTSSTALSGLFFYLANNREAYATAAAEVRGKFASRQDVVLGATLMSCTYLRACIDESLRMSPPVGSSLWREALPGGAVVVDSQTIPAGCDVGVPIYSVHHSSEYFTDPFEYRPERWLEDDGTGSVERARSVFNPFSIGTRSCLGKGLATTEIMLTMAKVLYDGDFEPVDGELGQIGRGRGDGVYGRHRVQEYQLWDFITAQKTGPILSFTARKHV, encoded by the exons ATGCACGAAATCACCAGATTGTTGCTGGCTCCAGCTACTATCGCTGTCCTCTAC ATATTCGCCAGAGCCACGTATCTCGCATTCTTCCATCCATACGCAAAGTACCCAGGACCGTTCCTCGCCAAGTTCACCAACGCCTATGCCGCCTATCATGGCTGGAAGGGCGACATCCACCTCGACTTCTGGAGGTGCCACGAGAAATACG GCGACTACGTCCGCTACGGGCCCAACCAGCTCACCTTCAACACGGCCGGAGGCCTTAGAGACATCTACGGCACTGGCGCGGCCACCAAGTTCATCAAGGCCGACGCCTACACGCCGCTGATCCACCGAGCTCCCAACACTCTGACCATCCGCGGCGGCAAAGACCACGCCCGTCGCCGTAGGATCATGGCACAGGGCGTCTCCGAGAAGGCTCAACGCGGGTACGAGCATCGCATCGCCGGCCACATCGACAAGCTCTGCGCCGCCGCGTTCTCGGGCGGTGGGGAGGACGACAGCAGGCGCACCAAGACGTTGGACATGGCCAAGTGGTGCTACTACCTGTCCTTCGACATCATGtccgacgtcgtcttcggcgcccGGTACAacctgctggaggaggagcggtTCCGCTACGTGACGGAGTCCATTGACAAGTCCAACACGCGCATGTCGGCACTGATCCAGTGGCCGCGCCTCGCCGCGCTGCGGATCGACAAGCGCTTCTTccgcgaggccatcgccgcccgcAACCGCTTCATCAAGTTCGTCTCGCGTGTCGTGCGCGACCGCGCGCTCAAGGGCAAGACGGTGTCGATCGACATCGGCGCGCAGGGGAGCCGGGACGCCGACGTCTTCGCCAACCTCGCGTCGGCCAAGGACCCGGAGACCGGCCGCGggttcgacgacgccgagatcgccgccgagagcacGACGCTCATCGTCGCGGGCTCCGAcacctcgtccacggcgcTCTCCGGCCTGTTCTTCTACCTGGCGAACAACAGGGAGGCCTAcgcgacggccgcggcggaggTCCGCGGCAAGTTCGCCTCCCGGCAGGACGTCGTCCTGGGCGCCACGCTCATGTCGTGCACCTACCTGCGCGCCTGCATCGACGAGTCGCTCCGCATGTCGCCGCCCGTGGGCTCCTCGCTTTGGAGGGAGGCTCTGCCGggtggcgccgtcgtcgtggacTCCCAGACCATCCCGGCCGGATGCGACGTCGGCGTGCCCATCTACTCGGTCCACCACAGCAGCGAGTACTTCACGGACCCTTTCGAGTACAGGCCGGAGCGGTggctggaggacgacggcacAGGCAGTGTCGAGCGCGCGCGCTCCGTCTTCAACCCGTTTTCCATCGGCACGCGCAGCTGCTTGGGCAAGGGGCTAGCGACTACGGAAATCATGCTCACGATGGCAAAAGTCCTGTACGATGGTGACTTTGAGCCCGTCGATGGCGAACTGGGCCAGATtggacgcggacgcggcgATGGAGTGTACGGCCGGCATCGCGTGCAGGAGTACCAGCTATGGGACTTTATCACGGCGCAGAAGACGGGCCCTATCCTGAGCTTCACGGCACGAAAGCATGTCTGA
- a CDS encoding Putative aminotransferase class IV, branched-chain amino acid aminotransferase II, whose amino-acid sequence MSPPVPDKNIDWSSLGLGLELPNRGHVEARFHLSTGKWTAPELVANPNISISGMSPGLNYGQQCYEGLKAFRTADGHISVFRPAFHAARLQRSAEAVSLPAPSQALFLASVERAVAANAHLVPPADTDAYLYIRPVLFGASAQLALAAPEESVLAVYVHPIRPYHGTAAIDGLVLEDFDRAAPRGVGGVKVGGNYAPVWRHAARAKELGYGITLHLDSATRTFVEEFSTSGFLGHRTDASGRSVLVVPQTENAIASATSDSMVRVAEREGWIVEKKELPFSSLSDLDEVVAVGTAAAAVPIRTISRLSTNEKFTFNSAGGELLRLSSIISGIQRGTQEDTEQWGHPITKF is encoded by the exons ATGTCTCCGCCCGTTCCAGACAAGAACATCG ACTGGTCGTcactcggcctcggcctcgaacTACCCAACCGCGGGCATGTCGAAGCCCGTTTCCACCTCTCAACCGGGAAATGGACGGCCCCCGAGCTGGTCGCCAACCCCAACATCTCCATCAGCGGCATGAGCCCCGGCCTGAACTACGGACAGCAGTGCTACGAGGGCCTCAAGGCGTTCCGCACCGCCGACGGACACATCAGCGTCTTCCGCCCCGCGTTCCACGCAGCCCGTCTCCAACGGTCTGCCGAGGCCGTGTCCctcccggccccctcgcAGGCGCTGTTCCTCGCGTCCGTAGAGAGAGCAGTCGCGGCCAACGCCCACCTCGTCCCTCCCGCCGACACGGACGCCTACCTGTACATCCGTCCCGTGCTCTTCGGCGCCTCTGCGCAgctcgccctggccgccccCGAGGAGTCCGTCCTGGCCGTCTACGTGCATCCCATCCGCCCGTAccacggcaccgccgccatcgacggcctcgtgcTCGAAGACTTTGACCGCGCTGCGCCGAGAGGCGtgggcggcgtcaaggtcggcgggAACTACGCGCCCGTCTGGCGCCACGCGGCCAGGGCCAAGGAGCTGGGGTACGGCATCACGCTGCACCTCGACAGCGCGACCAGGACGTTCGTCGAGGAGTTCTCCACAAGCGGCTTCCTGGGGCACAGGACGGACGCAAGTGGGAGAAGCGTGCTGGTGGTCCCGCAGACGGAGAATGCGATTGCCAGCGCGACGAGCGACAGCATGGTGCGGGTTGCCGAGCGAGAGGGCTGGATTGTTGAGAAGAAAGAG cttcccttttcttccctctctgATTTGGATGAAGTCGTGGCGGTTGGAACAGCGGCAGCCGCCGTTCCCATTCGGACCATCAGCCGGCTGTCCACGAACGAAAAGTTCACCTTCAACAGCGCTGGGGGGGAGCTTCTGCGACTCTCTTCCATCATTTCTGGAATACAGCGGGGGACGCAAGAGGACACTGAACAATGGGGGCACCCGATCACCAAGTTCTGA
- a CDS encoding Putative Acyl transferase domain superfamily, maoC-like dehydratase domain, fatty acid synthase, with translation MVVFTLSHGDIAVPLEVPPNLVHFAGNQRDEFLASTATAPASRIPRSTLELTARFGTHVARGGGSDRDDLLELLLDHLDHYILQDNDIHTAVIGTIKDKQSKTQAIQSYYEALVAANRPTKPRETSALLDAGARGQAGLHLLFGGQGNSEHYFDEIRNVFSTYEPLVRTLAESLSQKLQHLAQNSSVSDLYPHGLDVLQWLEAPESTPSTDALVAAPVSFPLIGVLQLLHVKAVFMALGVAPGDLSRLLQGVAGHSQGLVTALAVSAASTWDEFDELAVKAVEILFWIGARCQQALREENLSEKDSLALVKEGHGAPSSMLSISNIRQRDLENIVAGLNDRLPTRQHVYIALKNTGSNFVISGPVRSLAALINSCKAASAGGRTGPQARVPYSQRKLSPSMQFLPVTVPCHSRLLDDAVPLIEQDVKDIFISKQALRVPVNRLSADSSGWTASYQEEEDQNLVPLVIRKITSEPVDWTEIDFTGATHVVDFGPGLSGGVGNLTHRNLLGSGTRILVAGKLDSQPEGPQGSLAELFSPDERDIQWAPRWEESHRASLVRTASGPMVASRLSRLLGLPPFFVAGMTPTTTHPEFVAAVMRAGYHVEFAAGGYHDASSLQLALTRLRDMIPPGRGITINVIYVSPKAIAWQIPLVRQLRGQGFPLTGLTVGGGVPSLEVATEYITTLGLEHISFKPSSAESIRQVLRIAAENPSFPVILQWTGGRGGGHHSAEDFHAPILETYGEIRARDNVHLVAGSGFGSGDDVLPYLTGTWSLSRGKKSPMPFDGALFGSRVMTCAEALTSRQAKLEIVAAQGVEDSQWDGTYRGPTGGVVSVVSEMGEPIHIIANRGGRLWAELDRTVFSLDRKKRAAVIASKKGYIISRLNEDFQRPWFGVNAQRIPCDVADMTYKEVVERVIELMFAGGRWVDQSHPRLLFEFLSQIEARFSDFDSFSLVDLKECDSSPSRIAEKVLQAYPGASTALLCPEDVDFFVQLCRRPGAKPVLFVPVLDDGFETFFKKDSLWQSENLDTVVDQDAGRVFILHGPVAARHTTTIDEPVGDVLDAINASVYRHLLAEAFEGDEASIPYEECLQRTLSTAARPAATNQLGIVLPERNKDVRAPSSGVKAGWQVALFGSRFVVQGRDLVPNPLLHLLDAFNPDDADIDENTVSLFSETGIGKRVLLVEAMRHLNEIRVALYTHLTGSDTPVPLLLRFQYHPETSFAPLREVTEDRNERIGDMYRQLWTSGSESTIRPGPSESRADLSTFNGTYTCDEALVRDFNRAVGYRSPTQHERVLLDFAIVVGWDPICQALLQKPIQGDVLKLVHLSNAYEVHSGAEGLKVGDTLQTRARVSSTTIDDSGKTVEIVCDIKRADGGSELITVRSRFLFRGKYTDFGSTFARTIELPYELKIRSNKDIGILASKPWLHIADGNKLADLNLNDLTLEFHLETVTRWASESTRSSIDTSGKVYTRSESGDLSEIGIVKHHVGKSSSNSVLSYLQRRGKVVDSQTTHQLPTPGPSTRAKIRIPSSNEPYSRASGDYNPIHTSPLFAQIAGLPGTITHGMYCSALVRQTLERHAAEGHPSRIRHFGVSFVGMVLPSDTLSVSLQHTGLQDGLMVYDINVLNDETGHLVLHGSALVAQPSTTILFTGQGSQEKGMGMDLYASSPVARAIWDRADAYFVSQFGLSILEIVRTNPKTATVYFGGVRGRQLRHNYISMSYEVPGGAQEGGGGGGGGKPQRRPLFPTITEQSTSYTHSSPHGLLFATQFSQPALTIMEMAAFKDMQAAGVVGGAVQFAGHSLGEYAALASVTDFMPFESLMYLVFCRGMTMQGAVERDEMGRSSFSMVAVDPSRVSSRFTEHGLRDLITAIHTQTGFFVEIVNLNIRNGQYVCAGDLRALDLLQRTCDAIKTVSTSHSASDYLSVDALTSIVRDNDARYANITPQQIELKRGGATVPLAGVDVPFHSSFLRSRMEAFRRVLQDSLSADRLKPSLLVGRYIPNVTGTPFSLDKGYIEEAFRVTSSEPLGEVLGNWGEWMKRVADERDSIATVG, from the exons ATGGTCGTATTCACTCTCTCACATGGCGACATCGCAGTGCCACTCGAGGTTCCTCCCAACCTCGTTCACTTCGCCGGTAACCAGAGAGACGAATTCCTTGCATCTACTGCAACGGCCCCAGCATCTAGAATCCCCAGATCAACGCTGGAACTGACCGCTCGCTTCGGAACGCACGTTGCAAGAGGTGGAGGGAGCGATCGCGATGACTTGCTCGAGTTGTTGCTGGACCATCTTGACCACTACATCCTTCAAGACAACGACATCCACACCGCAGTCATTGGAACCATCAAAGACAAACAGAGCAAGACACAGGCGATACAATCTTACTATGAGGCGCTCGTCGCAGCCAACAGGCCGACCAAGCCTCGAGAAACCTCGGCCCTGTTGGATGCGGGAGCTCGAGGTCAAGCCGGCTTGCATCTGCTCTTTGGGGGACAGGGCAACAGCGAGCACTACTTTGACGAGATCCGAAATGTGTTCTCGACATACGAGCCCTTGGTCCGCACCCTCGCAGAGTCACTCAGCCAAAAACTCCAGCACCTCGCACAGAACAGCTCGGTTTCCGACCTCTACCCacacggcctcgacgtcctgcAATGGCTCGAAGCCCCCGAATCGACCCCCAGCACAGACGCTCTCGTTGCGGCCCCTGTGAGCTTCCCGCTCATAGGCGTCTTGCAGCTGCTGCacgtcaaggccgtcttcATGGCTCTAGGAGTGGCCCCTGGGGACCTTTCTCGTCTCTTGCAGGGCGTGGCGGGCCACTCCCAGGGGCTGGTGACAGCGCTGGCGGTATCAGCTGCATCGACGTGGGACGAGTTTGACGAACTCGctgtcaaggccgtcgagatTCTGTTTTGGATTGGAGCCAGATGCCAGCAGGCCCTCCGTGAAGA AAATCTCTCCGAAAAGGACTCCCTGGCCTTGGTCAAGGAAGGCCATGGGGCTCCATCCTCAATGCTCTCCATTTCTAACATCCGGCAGCGGGATCTGGAAAACATCGTCGCAGGCCTAAACGACCGTCTCCCCACCAGACAGCATGTTTACATTGCCCTTAAGAACACAGGCTCGAACTTCGTCATCAGCGGGCCAGTCCGCTCGCTTGCGGCACTCATCAACTCATGCAAGGCCGCttcggccggcggccggaccgGGCCCCAAGCCCGCGTTCCCTATTCCCAACGGAAGctctcgccgtcgatgcAGTTTCTACCTGTCACCGTTCCGTGCCATTCGAGACTACTGGACGATGCTGTGCCGTTAATCGAGCAAGACGTGAAGGATATCTTCATCTCGAAACAAGCTCTCAGGGTCCCGGTGAACCGTCTGTCAGCGGACTCTTCCGGGTGGACGGCCAGTTAtcaggaagaggaggatcAGAATCTGGTTCCCTTGGTTATTAGGAAGATCACCTCAGAGCCGGTTGACTGGACCGAGATCGATTTCACGGGAGCAACACACGTGGTGGACTTTGGCCCTGGCCTATCAGGTGGCGTGGGCAACTTGACGCACCGGAATCTTCTCGGGTCAGGAACTCGTATTCTGGTTGCAGGGAAACTGGACTCGCAACCCGAAGGGCCTCAGGGGTCACTGGCTGAGCTGTTCTCGCCGGATGAGAGAGATATCCAATGGGCTCCCAGGTGGGAGGAGAGCCATCGAGCGTCTCTTGTCCGTACAGCCAGCGGGCCGATGGTCGCATCCAGGCTTAGCCGTCTTTTGGGGCTGCCTCCATTCTTCGTGGCGGGaatgacgccgacgacgacgcatcCCGAGTTCGTTGCCGCAGTCA TGAGAGCAGGTTACCACGTCGAATTCGCCGCGGGCGGCTACCACGACGCCAGCTCTCTGCAGTTGGCCCTCACCAGACTCCGCGACATGATCCCCCCCGGGCgcggcatcaccatcaacGTCATCTACGTGAGCCCCAAAGCCATTGCGTGGCAGATCCCTCTGGTGCGCCAGCTGCGCGGCCAAGGCTTCCCCTTGACCGGACTGacggtcggcggcggcgtcccgTCTCTCGAAGTGGCGACCGAATACATCACCACGCTCGGCCTGGAGCACATCTCGTTCAAGCCCAGCTCGGCGGAGTCCATCCGGCAGGTGCTCCGGATCGCCGCGGAGAACCCGAGTTTCCCCGTCATCCTGCAGTGGACGGGCGgacgtggcggcggccatcaCTCGGCGGAAGACTTCCACGCCCCGATCCTGGAGACGTACGGCGAGATCCGGGCCCGGGACAACGTTCACTTGGTCGCCGGCTCCGGATTCGGGAGCGGCGATGATGTCTTGCCGTATCTGACCGGGACCTGGAGTCTGTCCCGCGGCAAGAAGTCGCCCATGCCCTTCGACGGCGCCCTCTTCGGCAGCAGGGTCATGACATGCGCTGAGGCGCTCACCTCGCGCCAGGCGAAACTCGAGATCGTGGCGgcccagggcgtcgaggactcGCAATGGGACGGAACGTATCGAGGCCCGACTGGCGGCGTCGTTTCCGTCGTTAGCGAGATGGGCGAGCCCATCCACATCATCGCCAACCGAGGCGGACGGCTCTGGGCCGAGCTGGACAGGACCGTCTTCTCGCTCGACAGGAAGAAGCGCGCTGCCGTCATCGCCTCCAAGAAGGGCTACATCATCTCGCGCCTTAATGAGGACTTCCAGCGCCCATGGTTCGGTGTGAACGCTCAGAGGATACCTtgcgacgtcgccgacatgACGTACAAAGAAGTCGTGGAGAGGGTTATCGAGCTCATGTTTGCCGGAGGGCGGTGGGTAGACCAGAGCCACCCGCGTCTCCTCTTCGAATTTCTATCACAGATCGAGGCTCGTTTCTCCGATTTTGACTCCTTTTCCCTGGTTGATCTCAAGGAGTGCGACTCAAGCCCTTCAAGAATAGCTGAGAAGGTGCTGCAGGCTTACCCGGGGGCCTCGactgctctgctctgcccAGAGGATGTCGACTTTTTCGTGCAGCTGTGCAGACGCCCCGGGGCCAAGCCCGTCCTGTTTGTGCCTGTTCTGGACGACGGCTTCGAGACCTTCTTCAAGAAAGACTCGCTGTGGCAGTCGGAGAACCTTGACACCGTCGTAGACCAGGATGCTGGACGGGTGTTCATCCTGCATGGGCCAGTCGCCGCTCGCCATACAACCACGATCGATGAACCTGTCGGTGATGTTCTGGACGCAATCAACGCTTCGGTGTACCGGCATCTTCTCGCGGAGGCTTttgagggcgacgaggcaTCGATACCTTACGAGGAGTGTCTCCAACGAACCctctcgacggccgccagACCAGCAGCTACGAACCAGCTCGGTATCGTGCTACCGGAGCGCAACAAAGACGTCCGGGCTCCGTCCTCGGGAGTcaaggctggctggcaggTTGCTCTATTCGGCAGTCGTTTCGTCGTTCAGGGTCGCGATCTGGTTCCCAACCCCCTGTTGCATTTGCTCGACGCCTTCAACCCTGACGATGCTGATATCGACGAGAACACcgtttctctcttctctgaAACGGGAATCGGGAAAAGGGTACTTCTTGTCGAGGCGATGAGGCATTTGAACGAGATACGAGTCGCGTTGTACACCCACCTCACAGGTTCCGACACGCCCGTCCCTCTGCTGCTGAGGTTTCAGTACCATCCGGAGACGAGCTTCGCTCCCTTACGAGAGGTCACCGAAGACCGCAACGAGCGGATCGGCGACATGTACCGCCAGTTATGGACGAGTGGATCGGAGTCGACAATTAGGCCAGGCCCCTCGGAGTCTAGGGCAGATCTATCGACGTTCAACGGCACTTACACGTGTGACGAGGCCCTCGTGCGCGACTTCAACAGGGCAGTAGGCTACAGGAGTCCGACGCAGCACGAGCGCGTGCTCCTTGACTTTGCCATCGTGGTCGGCTGGGATCCCATCTGCCAGGCGCTCCTCCAGAAGCCTATCCAGGGTGACGTGCTGAAGCTTGTGCACTTGTCGAATGCGTACGAGGTTCACAGCGGTGCCGAGGGTCTCAAGGTTGGCGATACCTTGCAGACCCGAGCACGTGTATCATCTACCACGATCGACGACTCTGGCAAGACGGTCGAGATTGTTTGCGATATCAAGAGGGCAGACGGAGGCTCCGAGCTCATAACCGTCCGCTCGCGGTTCTTGTTCAGGGGCAAGTACACGGATTTTGGGTCGACCTTCGCCCGCACGATCGAGCTGCCTTATGAGTTAAAGATACGCTCGAACAAGGACATTGGCATACTCGCCTCAAAGCCATGGCTGCACATCGCAGACGGCAACAAGCTTGCCGACTTGAACCTGAACGACCTGACGCTCGAGTTCCATCTCGAGACAGTTACGCGGTGGGCTTCCGAGTCGACGCGCAGCAGCATCGACACGTCGGGCAAGGTCTACACCAGATCGGAATCCGGCGACCTGAGTGAGATTGGCATCGTCAAGCACCACGTTGGCAAGTCCAGCTCCAACTCAGTCCTGTCCTACCTACAGCGACGTGGCAAGGTCGTAGATTCTCAAACGACCCATCAACTGCCGACCCCCgggccgtcgacgagagcCAAGATCCGCATCCCTTCGAGTAACGAGCCGTATTCTCGTGCTTCGGGTGACTACAACCCGATCCACACCTCGCCGCTGTTTGCCCAGATTGCCGGGTTGCCCGGCACCATCACCCACGGCATGTACTGCTCTGCCCTCGTCCGCCAGACGTTGGAAAGACACGCAGCGGAAGGGCATCCCAGCCGCATTCGCCACTTCGGAGTCTCCTTTGTGGGCATGGTCCTGCCCTCCGATACTCTCAGCGTCTCTCTGCAGCACACGGGACTCCAGGACGGGCTGATGGTCTACGACATCAACGTGTTGAACGACGAGACCGGCCATCTCGTGCTCCACGGCTCGGCCCTCGTGGCTcagccgtcgacgaccatcCTCTTCACAGGCCAGGGCAGCCAGGAGAAGGGCATGGGGATGGACCTCTAcgcctcgtcgcccgtgGCCCGCGCCATCTGGGACCGAGCCGACGCCTACTTCGTCTCACAGTTTGGCCTCAGCATCCTGGAGATTGTGCGGACCAACCCGAAAACAGCCACCGTCTACTTTGGCGGCGTCCGCGGCCGTCAGCTGCGGCACAACTACATCTCCATGTCCTACGAGGTGCCCGGCGGTGCccaggagggcggcggcggcggcggaggaggaaagcCACAGAGGCGGCCTCTGTTCCCGACCATCACCGAGCAGTCGACGTCCTACACGCACTCCTCCCCGCACGGCCTGCTTTTCGCGACGCAGTTCTCGCAGCCCGCGCTGACCATCATGGAGATGGCCGCCTTCAAGGACATGCAGGCTGCCggggtcgtcggcggcgcggtccAGTTTGCCGGCCATTCCCTCGGCGAGTAcgccgccctggcctccGTCACCGACTTCATGCCCTTTGAGAGCCTGATGTACCTCGTCTTCTGCCGCGGCATGACCATgcagggcgccgtcgagagGGACGAGATGGGACGCAGCTCCTTTTCCATGGTCGCGGTAGATCCCAGTCGGGTCAGCAGCA GATTCACCGAACATGGCCTCCGCGACCTCATCACTGCTATCCACACACAGACAggcttcttcgtcgagatcgtcaaCCTCAACATCCGAAACGGCCAGTATGTCTGCGCCGGCGACCTGCGGGCCTTGGACCTGCTGCAGCGGACCTGCGACGCCATCAAGACTGTGTCGACTTCTCACTCTGCCTCCGACTATTTATCCGTCGATGCGCTTACAAGCATCGTGAGGGACAATGATGCTAGGTACGCCAACATCACCCCTCAACAGATCGAGTTGAAGCGCGGCGGCGCAACGGTGCCGCTGGCCGGCGTAGACGTGCCCTTCCACAGCTCCTTCTTGCGTTCGCGGATGGAGGCGTTCCGGCGGGTGCTGCAAGACAGCCTGAGCGCGGACCGGCTGAAGCCGTCGCTGCTGGTGGGGAGGTATATCCCAAACGTGACGGGGACGCCCTTCTCTTTGGATAAGGGATACATAGAGGAGGCGTTCCGGGTGACCAGCTCGGAGCCACTCGGGGAGGTTCTGGGGAACTGGGGGGAGTGGATGAAGAGGGTCGCGGATGAACGGGACTCCATTGCGACTGTTGGGTAG
- a CDS encoding Putative HotDog domain superfamily protein, protein MTNLIGNLTSILVSRDLFPTTHFSTPSWKTQLLFVGLFGFLFVNAKSLPLVHTLRLLPSVYRLFRPRLSNNSRTASRTADSIQESAITSASPSLFRYEVANHRVAPLDLDVNLHKSNSTFFTDADISRAALLTKLLSPALARLGPADFVLAAVQSSFKRPVAPWQAYRVSSRILAWDERSLYLVTYFSKPDTDGLLAEVDLRGGPTAVLDDKVLGKGVFATLVTKYVFKAGRTTVRPLDVLMEAGLLHHEERPGRGAVLGISEIQEGVERGLKYVNSGFV, encoded by the coding sequence ATGACGAACTTGATCGGCAACTTAACGAGCATCCTCGTATCCCGCGACCTCTTTCCAACTACTCACTTTTCAACCCCGTCATGGAAAACACAGCTCTTGTTCGTTGGCCTATTTGGCTTTCTCTTTGTGAATGCGAAGAGCTTGCCTCTGGTTCACACCCTGCGCCTGTTGCCTTCTGTCTACCGACTCTTCCGGCCTCGACTCTCCAACAACTCCAGAACGGCTTCCAGAACGGCGGATAGCATACAGGAATCTGCAATCACCAGCGCCTCCCCCAGCCTGTTCAGATACGAAGTCGCCAACCACCGGGTCGCCccgctcgacctcgacgtcaaccTGCACAAGTCCAACAGCACGTTCTTCACCGACGCGGACATCAGCCGCGCGGCCCTGCTCACCAAACTCCTGTCGCCGGCGCTCGCGCGCCTCGGGCCCGCGGATttcgtcctcgccgcggtGCAGTCCAGCTTCAAACGACCCGTCGCGCCCTGGCAGGCGTATCGTGTTTCGTCGAGGATCCTGGCATGGGACGAGCGGTCGCTGTACCTCGTGACCTACTTCTCGAAGCCCGACACGGACgggctcctcgccgaggtggaCCTGCGGGGCGGTCCGACCGCTGTTCTCGACGATAAAGTCCTGGGTAAAGGCGTGTTCGCGACGTTGGTCACCAAGTATGTGTTCAAGGCTGGCCGGACAACTGTGAGGCCGTTGGATGTCCTTATGGAGGCTGGTCTGCTTCATCATGAGGAGAGACCTGGCCGAGGGGCGGTATTGGGAATCTCTGAGATTCAAGAAGGGGTAGAGCGTGGCCTCAAATATGTAAACAGCGGTTTTGTTTGA